Proteins encoded within one genomic window of Cucumis sativus cultivar 9930 chromosome 3, Cucumber_9930_V3, whole genome shotgun sequence:
- the LOC101202791 gene encoding DUF21 domain-containing protein At1g47330 isoform X1, which translates to MAEDVRCCESKFFLFLLIIAGLVAFAGLMAGLTLGLMSLGLVDLEVLIKSGRPQDRKHAAKILPVVKNQHLLLCTLLIGNSLAMEALPIFLDMIVPPWAAVLVSVTLILMFGEILPQAICTRYGLKVGAIMAPLVRILLIVFFPISYPISKVLDWMLGKGHAVLLRRAELKTFVNFHGNEAGKGGDLTHDETTIIAGALELTEKTAKDAMTSISNAFSLDLDATLDLETLNAIMTKGHSRVPVYSGDPKNIIGLVLVKNLLTVDPEDRVSLKKMIIRKIPRVSEDMPLYDILNEFQKGHSHIAVVFKKHGHQSETLPKKDIGVNSGDAAAAQNIGMKMESVDAQTVAEKAGGLQTKKSPPATPAFKKRHRGCSFCILDVENAPLPVFPLGEEVVGVITMEDVIEELLQEEILDETDEYVNIHNRIKINMQPSPEKLSINQPQLSPNVNL; encoded by the exons CCaagttctttttgtttctgttgATAATCGCAGGATTGGTGGCCTTTGCTGGACTCATGGCTGGCCTCACTTTGGGTCTCATGTCTCTCGGCCTTGTTGACCTGGAAGTTTTGATAAAGTCCGGCCGCCCCCAGGATCGAAAACACGCCG CTAAGATATTACCAGTGGTAAAGAATCAGCATCTTCTACTTTGCACGCTTTTGATTGGTAACTCTTTGGCAATGGAG GCTCTTCCGATATTCTTGGATATGATTGTACCTCCTTGGGCAGCTGTCCTTGTATCGGTTACACTTATTCTCATGTTTGGAGAG ATATTGCCGCAAGCAATTTGTACTCGTTATGGGTTGAAAGTTGGAGCAATAATGGCACCTCTTGTTCGAATTCTTCTCATAGTTTTCTTTCCTATTTCTTATCCAATCAGTAAG GTTCTTGATTGGATGTTGGGTAAAGGGCACGCTGTGCTCTTAAGGAGAGCAGAGCTCAAGACATTTGTGAACTTTCATGGGAATGAG GCTGGAAAAGGTGGAGATTTAACTCACGATGAGACTACTATTATTGCTGGGGCACTTGAATTGACTGAAAAGACAGCAAAAGATGCCATGACATCAATATCAAATGCATTTTCCCTTGACCTGGATGCAACTCTTGATTT GGAGACACTCAATGCTATCATGACGAAAGGCCATAGTAGAGTTCCTGTTTATTCTGGAGatccaaaaaatataattggaCTAGTTTTG GTTAAAAATCTATTGACTGTTGACCCAGAAGATAGAGTTTcccttaaaaaaatgattattagaaaaattccACG GGTTTCTGAAGACATGCCtctttatgacattttaaatgaatttcaaAAGGGCCATAGTCACATTGCTGTGGTATTCAAGAAACATGGTCACCAATCTGAAACATTGCCCAAAAAAG ACATTGGTGTTAACTCTGGTGATGCTGCTGCTGCTCAAAATATAGGGATGAAAATGGAATCAGTTGATGCTCAAACAGTAGCTGAAAAGGCTGGTGGCCTACAGACGAAGAAAAGTCCACCAGCTACTCCTGCTTTTAAGAAACGACACAGAGGTTGTTCATTCTGTATTTTAGATGTTGAAAATGCACCTCTTCCTGTCTTTCCACTTGGTGAAGAGGTGGTTGGTGTCATTACTATGGAGGATGTGATTGAAGAACTTCTTCAG GAGGAGATACTAGACGAAACAGATGAGTATGTCAATATCCACAACAG AATAAAAATCAACATGCAACCATCTCCAGAAAAACTCAGCATCAATCAACCGCAGCTTTCCCCAAATGTTAATTTGTGA
- the LOC101202791 gene encoding DUF21 domain-containing protein At1g47330 isoform X2, with protein sequence MAEDVRCCESKFFLFLLIIAGLVAFAGLMAGLTLGLMSLGLVDLEVLIKSGRPQDRKHAAKILPVVKNQHLLLCTLLIGNSLAMEALPIFLDMIVPPWAAVLVSVTLILMFGEILPQAICTRYGLKVGAIMAPLVRILLIVFFPISYPISKVLDWMLGKGHAVLLRRAELKTFVNFHGNEAGKGGDLTHDETTIIAGALELTEKTAKDAMTSISNAFSLDLDATLDLETLNAIMTKGHSRVPVYSGDPKNIIGLVLVKNLLTVDPEDRVSLKKMIIRKIPRVSEDMPLYDILNEFQKGHSHIAVVFKKHGHQSETLPKKRHWC encoded by the exons CCaagttctttttgtttctgttgATAATCGCAGGATTGGTGGCCTTTGCTGGACTCATGGCTGGCCTCACTTTGGGTCTCATGTCTCTCGGCCTTGTTGACCTGGAAGTTTTGATAAAGTCCGGCCGCCCCCAGGATCGAAAACACGCCG CTAAGATATTACCAGTGGTAAAGAATCAGCATCTTCTACTTTGCACGCTTTTGATTGGTAACTCTTTGGCAATGGAG GCTCTTCCGATATTCTTGGATATGATTGTACCTCCTTGGGCAGCTGTCCTTGTATCGGTTACACTTATTCTCATGTTTGGAGAG ATATTGCCGCAAGCAATTTGTACTCGTTATGGGTTGAAAGTTGGAGCAATAATGGCACCTCTTGTTCGAATTCTTCTCATAGTTTTCTTTCCTATTTCTTATCCAATCAGTAAG GTTCTTGATTGGATGTTGGGTAAAGGGCACGCTGTGCTCTTAAGGAGAGCAGAGCTCAAGACATTTGTGAACTTTCATGGGAATGAG GCTGGAAAAGGTGGAGATTTAACTCACGATGAGACTACTATTATTGCTGGGGCACTTGAATTGACTGAAAAGACAGCAAAAGATGCCATGACATCAATATCAAATGCATTTTCCCTTGACCTGGATGCAACTCTTGATTT GGAGACACTCAATGCTATCATGACGAAAGGCCATAGTAGAGTTCCTGTTTATTCTGGAGatccaaaaaatataattggaCTAGTTTTG GTTAAAAATCTATTGACTGTTGACCCAGAAGATAGAGTTTcccttaaaaaaatgattattagaaaaattccACG GGTTTCTGAAGACATGCCtctttatgacattttaaatgaatttcaaAAGGGCCATAGTCACATTGCTGTGGTATTCAAGAAACATGGTCACCAATCTGAAACATTGCCCAAAAAA AGACATTGGTGTTAA
- the LOC101203752 gene encoding CRAL-TRIO domain-containing protein C23B6.04c isoform X1, translated as MKKNVGLKFESLFNRGVIASIILSLIIWNLLAIFGGNSFLLLWKSSIATMFGRRSTSHHEEEKNPEQITSKVNELKAKLGPIVGRNAIYCSDACLKRYLVARNWNVDKAKKMLEETFKWRSIYKPEEIRWPEIAFESETGKLYRASFHDREGRTVLIMKPGKQNTTSLENQIRHLVYLMENALLNLPEGQEQMSWLIDFNGWSLSTSVPIKSARETVNILQNHYPERLALAFLYNPPRIFEAFWKVVKYLLDPKTFQKVRFVYPKKQESVELMKSYFDEENLPSEFGGKAQLEYVHEEFSTLMIQDDIKCAAFWEQGEKQHHIVNGYSSAVVAPE; from the exons TTAAGCCTAATTATTTGGAATTTGCTGGCGATTTTTGGTGGTAATTCCTTTCTACTGCTTTGGAAGTCTTCCATCG CTACAATGTTTGGCCGACGGTCTACTTCTCATCACGAGGAAGAGAAAAATCCAGAACAGATCACATCGAAG GTCAATGAGCTAAAGGCTAAGTTAGGACCCATAGTTGGGCGCAATGCGATATATTGCAGTGATGCATGTTTGAAAAGATATCTAGTGGCCAGGAATTGGAATGTAGACAAAGCAAAGAAAATGCTGGAAGAGACGTTCAAATGGAGATCTATTTATAAGCCTGAAGAAATTCGTTGG CCTGAAATAGCATTTGAAAGTGAGACCGGAAAACTTTACCGAGCAAGTTTTCACGACCGAGAAGGAAGAACTGTTCTTATAATGAAGCCAGGAAAGCAG AACACAACATCATTAGAGAATCAGATTCGGCATTTGGTCTATCTTATGGAGAATGCTCTTCTTAACCTTCCTGAAGGTCAGGAGCAGATGTCATGGCTGATTGATTTTAATGGTTGGTCTCTTAGCACCAGTGTGCCAATCAAATCTGCACGGGAGACCGTTAACATCTTGCAGAACCACTATCCAGAGAGATTAGCCCTAGCGTTTCTATATAATCCCCCAAGGATATTTGAAGCATTCTGGAAG GTAGTCAAGTACCTTTTAGATCCGAAGACATTTCAGAAAGTGAGATTTGTTTATCCTAAGAAGCAAGAGAGTGTGGAACTCATGAAGTCATATTTTGATGAGGAGAATCTTCCATCAGAGTTTGGAGGAAAAGCCCAACTGGAATATGTTCATGAGGAGTTCTCTACATTAATGATTCAAGATGATATTAAATGTGCTGCCTTCTGGGAGCAGGGTGAAAAGCAACACCATATTGTCAATGGCTACTCAAGTGCAGTGGTGGCTCCAGAATGA
- the LOC101203752 gene encoding CRAL-TRIO domain-containing protein C23B6.04c isoform X3 has product MFGRRSTSHHEEEKNPEQITSKVNELKAKLGPIVGRNAIYCSDACLKRYLVARNWNVDKAKKMLEETFKWRSIYKPEEIRWPEIAFESETGKLYRASFHDREGRTVLIMKPGKQNTTSLENQIRHLVYLMENALLNLPEGQEQMSWLIDFNGWSLSTSVPIKSARETVNILQNHYPERLALAFLYNPPRIFEAFWKVVKYLLDPKTFQKVRFVYPKKQESVELMKSYFDEENLPSEFGGKAQLEYVHEEFSTLMIQDDIKCAAFWEQGEKQHHIVNGYSSAVVAPE; this is encoded by the exons ATGTTTGGCCGACGGTCTACTTCTCATCACGAGGAAGAGAAAAATCCAGAACAGATCACATCGAAG GTCAATGAGCTAAAGGCTAAGTTAGGACCCATAGTTGGGCGCAATGCGATATATTGCAGTGATGCATGTTTGAAAAGATATCTAGTGGCCAGGAATTGGAATGTAGACAAAGCAAAGAAAATGCTGGAAGAGACGTTCAAATGGAGATCTATTTATAAGCCTGAAGAAATTCGTTGG CCTGAAATAGCATTTGAAAGTGAGACCGGAAAACTTTACCGAGCAAGTTTTCACGACCGAGAAGGAAGAACTGTTCTTATAATGAAGCCAGGAAAGCAG AACACAACATCATTAGAGAATCAGATTCGGCATTTGGTCTATCTTATGGAGAATGCTCTTCTTAACCTTCCTGAAGGTCAGGAGCAGATGTCATGGCTGATTGATTTTAATGGTTGGTCTCTTAGCACCAGTGTGCCAATCAAATCTGCACGGGAGACCGTTAACATCTTGCAGAACCACTATCCAGAGAGATTAGCCCTAGCGTTTCTATATAATCCCCCAAGGATATTTGAAGCATTCTGGAAG GTAGTCAAGTACCTTTTAGATCCGAAGACATTTCAGAAAGTGAGATTTGTTTATCCTAAGAAGCAAGAGAGTGTGGAACTCATGAAGTCATATTTTGATGAGGAGAATCTTCCATCAGAGTTTGGAGGAAAAGCCCAACTGGAATATGTTCATGAGGAGTTCTCTACATTAATGATTCAAGATGATATTAAATGTGCTGCCTTCTGGGAGCAGGGTGAAAAGCAACACCATATTGTCAATGGCTACTCAAGTGCAGTGGTGGCTCCAGAATGA
- the LOC101202791 gene encoding DUF21 domain-containing protein At1g47330 isoform X3: protein MAEDVRCCESKFFLFLLIIAGLVAFAGLMAGLTLGLMSLGLVDLEVLIKSGRPQDRKHAAKILPVVKNQHLLLCTLLIGNSLAMEALPIFLDMIVPPWAAVLVSVTLILMFGEILPQAICTRYGLKVGAIMAPLVRILLIVFFPISYPISKVLDWMLGKGHAVLLRRAELKTFVNFHGNEAGKGGDLTHDETTIIAGALELTEKTAKDAMTSISNAFSLDLDATLDLETLNAIMTKGHSRVPVYSGDPKNIIGLVLVKNLLTVDPEDRVSLKKMIIRKIPRHWC from the exons CCaagttctttttgtttctgttgATAATCGCAGGATTGGTGGCCTTTGCTGGACTCATGGCTGGCCTCACTTTGGGTCTCATGTCTCTCGGCCTTGTTGACCTGGAAGTTTTGATAAAGTCCGGCCGCCCCCAGGATCGAAAACACGCCG CTAAGATATTACCAGTGGTAAAGAATCAGCATCTTCTACTTTGCACGCTTTTGATTGGTAACTCTTTGGCAATGGAG GCTCTTCCGATATTCTTGGATATGATTGTACCTCCTTGGGCAGCTGTCCTTGTATCGGTTACACTTATTCTCATGTTTGGAGAG ATATTGCCGCAAGCAATTTGTACTCGTTATGGGTTGAAAGTTGGAGCAATAATGGCACCTCTTGTTCGAATTCTTCTCATAGTTTTCTTTCCTATTTCTTATCCAATCAGTAAG GTTCTTGATTGGATGTTGGGTAAAGGGCACGCTGTGCTCTTAAGGAGAGCAGAGCTCAAGACATTTGTGAACTTTCATGGGAATGAG GCTGGAAAAGGTGGAGATTTAACTCACGATGAGACTACTATTATTGCTGGGGCACTTGAATTGACTGAAAAGACAGCAAAAGATGCCATGACATCAATATCAAATGCATTTTCCCTTGACCTGGATGCAACTCTTGATTT GGAGACACTCAATGCTATCATGACGAAAGGCCATAGTAGAGTTCCTGTTTATTCTGGAGatccaaaaaatataattggaCTAGTTTTG GTTAAAAATCTATTGACTGTTGACCCAGAAGATAGAGTTTcccttaaaaaaatgattattagaaaaattccACG ACATTGGTGTTAA
- the LOC101203027 gene encoding probable ribosome biogenesis protein RLP24 — MRLEKCWFCSSPIYPGHGIQFVRNDATIFRFCRSKCHKNFKMKRNPRKVKWTKAYRRLHGKDMTKDSTFEFERWRHRPHKYDRNVTEDTLKAIKKIDKIRMDRESRHIARRHQGKKAKEFREAKKELDQSISLVKAPSVLKEDPSLTLPKLKVKVVPSQSEQDRMEE, encoded by the exons ATGAGGTTAGAGAAGTGTTGGTTCTGTTCCTCCCCTATATATCCAGGACATGGTATTCAGTTTGTTCGCAATGATGCGACG atttttagattttgtcgATCAAAATGCCACAAGAACTTCAAGATGAAGAGAAATCCTCGTAAAGTAAAATGGACTAAGGCTTATAGGAGGTTGCATGGAAAGGATATGACAAAG GACTctacttttgaatttgagaGGTGGCGTCATAGGCCGCATAAATATGACAGGAATGTCACTGAAGATACATTGAAGGCTATTAAGAAGATTGATAAGATCAGAATGGATAGGGAGTCGAGACATATTGCACGCAG ACACCAAGGAAAGAAAGCAAAGGAGTTCAGAGAGGCAAAGAAGGAATTGGATCAAAGCATCAGTTTGGTCAAAGCACCTTCTGTTCTCAAGGAGGATCCTTCCCTCACCCTTCCAAAACTCAAAGTCAAAGTGGTACCATCACAATCAGAGCAAGATCGTATGGAAGAATGA
- the LOC101203504 gene encoding uncharacterized protein At1g01500, whose amino-acid sequence MEHYYETQANGEASGHDFQNCGYSSYSLSNIQMSSPSFDLRVFYIRFSNFQVDDLTPEFLTLNQFPLMPNTHLDVNGVKSSNYSEGFSSLLKRDRVNKNSEEATFVSTHTIRLKRGLKFEVFNGNYQILSGELSHTGCTGKSKSNSKKRWSMNCESGAVSDAAFFKGKLIPGQALISPTIEVYIAGSFSGNPIVLTKTLQLNFWKKHSHKRMLDSIPEHDTTECDEDSYPVYDSQVSKYRNYGEENEDDYGNMYWGTDYMEREDGELSWFNSGVRVGVGIGLGICLGIGVGVGLLVRTYQATSRTLKRQLM is encoded by the exons ATGGAACATTATTATGAAACTCAAGCAAATGGAGAAGCATCTGGTCATGATTTCCAAAACTGCGGATACTCTTCTTATTCATTATCTAACATTCAAATGTCATCACCCTCGTTTGATTTAAGAGTCTTCTACATTAGGTTCAGTAACTTCCAAGTGGACGATTTGACCCCCGAGTTTCTCACTTTGAATCAATTCCCTCTAATGCCAAATACCCATTTGGATGTTAATGGTGTTAAAAGCAGCAATTACTCTGAAGGCTTTTCTTCACTTCTCAAGAGAGACAGAGTCAACAAGAACTCGGAAGAAGCAACATTTGTGAGCACTCATACCATTAGGTTAAAGAGGGGTTTGAAGTTTGAGGTTTTCAATGgaaattatcaaattctatctGGGGAATTGTCTCATACGGGGTGCACTGGAAAATCAAAGAGCAATTCTAAGAAAAGATGGAGCATGAACTGTGAATCTGGTGCTGTTTCCGATGCTGCGTTTTTTAAGGGAAAGCTCATTCCAGGACAGGCGTTGATTAGTCCAACAATTGAGGTATACATTGCTGGTAGCTTTTCTGGAAACCCTATTGTCTTAACGAAAACTCTGCAACTCAACTTTTGGAAGAAGCACAGTCATAAACGGATGTTGGATTCAATACCAGAGCATGATACTACTGAATGCGACGAAGATTCATATCCTGTATATGATTCACAA GTATCAAAGTACAGAAAttatggagaagaaaatgaagatgacTATGGCAACATGTACTGGGGAACCGACTACATGGAGAGAGAAGATGGCGAACTATCCTGGTTCAACTCAGGTGTGAGAGTTGGAGTAGGAATTGGACTTGGTATTTGCTTGGGAATTGGTGTGGGAGTTGGCTTGCTCGTGCGTACTTACCAGGCAACTAGTCGAACCCTGAAAAGGCAGCTTATGTGA
- the LOC116402714 gene encoding probable methyltransferase PMT28 codes for MAIARLARQAKRSYGFCAKLTAVVILGLSFIVVWSVFASPSTSVTIQRESFDNIGEPVTGNTKVSHPRTQNDNRKKIDEGKLSRDTKDKVKSDLDGRDTKKVNGSDSKSPSNHNHASEKKHGAAKEKNEKHKENKPEVTRKESQGSEESEDEDAEKGNEEEEQEVVDGQEGELKDDEAETEGDLGESDQEPEDRIEPKNTGKKFKRKGPLFDPNAHYSWKLCRARSKYNYIPCIDIESGVARQQGYRHRERSCPRAPPLCLVPLPPSGYKPPVHWPESNSKILYKNVAHPKLDAFIKKHDWLVEVGEFLTFPQNHSELNGGVIHYLESIEEMVPDIEWGKNIHVVLEIGCTYASLGASLLEKNVITLSLGLKDDLVDLAQVALERGFPTLVSPFGNRRLAFPSGVFDAIHCGGCSRSWHSKNGKLLLEMNRILRPGGYFILSSKHDSIEEEEAMSSLTASICWNILAHKTDEVSEVGVKIYQKPESNDIFELRRKNPPLCKENENPDATWYVPMTTCLHTVPTSIEQRGAEWPEEWPKRLETFPEWLSNDKEKLIADTNLWKAIVEKSYLTGIGIDWPSVRNVMDMKAIYGGFAAAVSQQKVWVMNVIPVHAPDTLPIIFERGLVGVYHDWCESFGTYPRSYDLLHADHLFSRLKNRCKEPVAIVVEMDRILRPGGWAIIREKVVIMNPLEEILKSLQWKIQMSYSHGDEGILCAQKTIWRP; via the exons ATGGCTATAGCTCGGCTAGCTCGCCAAGCTAAGCGCTCGTATGGGTTTTGCGCGAAGTTGACGGCAGTGGTTATTTTAGGCCTTAGCTTTATAGTCGTTTGGTCTGTTTTTGCTTCTCCTTCCACGTCCGTGACTATTCAGAGGGAAAGTTTCGACAATATTGGCGAACCCGTAACAGGAAACACGAAAGTAAGCCATCCTAGAACTCAAAATGATAATAGGAAGAAGATAGATGAGGGCAAATTGAGCAGGGATACGAAAGATAAAGTGAAATCTGATCTAGATGGAAGGGATACGAAAAAGGTTAACGGTTCAGATTCCAAGTCTCCCAGTAACCATAACCATGCATCTGAAAAAAAGCATGGAGCTGCGAAAGAGAAAAACgagaaacataaagaaaacaaaccagAGGTTACAAGAAAAGAGAGTCAAGGATCAGAGGAATCTGAGGATGAAGATGCAGAAAAGGGAAATGAGGAGGAAGAACAGGAAGTGGTTGATGGTCAAGAAGGAGAGCTAAAAGATGATGAAGCTGAAACAGAAGGTGATCTGGGTGAGTCAGATCAGGAACCTGAGGATAGGATTGAGCCAAAAAATACAGGGaaaaaattcaagagaaaAGGTCCATTGTTTGATCCAAATGCTCATTATAGTTGGAAACTATGCCGGGCAAGAAGTAAATACAATTACATCCCTTGTATTGACATTGAATCTGGAGTGGCAAGACAACAGGGCTATCGGCATAGGGAAAGGAGTTGCCCTAGAGCACCTCCACTGTGCCTTGTGCCGCTTCCTCCCAGTGGATACAAGCCCCCGGTGCACTGGCCGGAGAGCAATTCAAAG ATACTTTACAAGAATGTGGCACACCCAAAACTTGATGCTTTCATTAAGAAACATGATTGGTTGGTGGAAGTTGGAGAGTTCCTTACATTTCCTCAGAATCATTCTGAACTCAACGGTGGAGTTATCCACTATCTCGAGTCCATTGAAGAG ATGGTACCCGATATTGAGTGGGGCAAGAACATTCACGTGGTTCTTGAAATTGGGTGCACATATGCAAGTTTAGGGGCTTCTCTTCTTGAAAAGAATGTTATAACATTGTCATTGGGCTTGAAGGATGACCTTGTGGACTTGGCTCAAGTTGCACTTGAGCGAGGGTTTCCAACTCTGGTTAGCCCTTTTGGGAATAGAAGACTTGCTTTTCCTAGTGGTGTTTTTGATGCCATTCATTGTGGGGGATGCAGTAGAAGTTGGCATTCCAAAA aTGGGAAGCTTCTCCTAGAAATGAATAGAATTTTAAGGCCTGGCGGATACTTCATCTTGTCCAGTAAACATGACagcattgaagaagaagaag CAATGAGTTCATTGACGGCTTCAATTTGTTGGAACATTCTGGCGCATAAAACTGACGAAGTCAGTGAAGTGGGTGTTAAGATATATCAGAAACCTGAATCAAACGATATATTTGAGTTGAGAAGGAAAAATCCACCTCTCTGCAAGGAAAACGAAAACCCTGATGCTACCTG GTACGTGCCTATGACAACCTGCTTACACACCGTTCCAACTTCTATTGAACAGCGTGGAGCAGAATGGCCTGAAGAATGGCCGAAGAGACTTGAAACTTTCCCTGAGTGGTTGAGCAATGACAAAGAGAAGTTAATCGCAGATACCAATCTCTGGAAAGCAATTGTTGAGAAGTCATATCTCACTGGAATAGGTATTGACTGGCCAAGTGTTCGAAATGTGATGGACATGAAAGCCATTTATGGAGG GTTTGCTGCTGCTGTCTCTCAGCAGAAGGTTTGGGTAATGAATGTGATCCCAGTCCATGCACCAGATACACTTCCGATAATCTTCGAACGTGGTCTGGTTGGTGTCTACCATGACTGGTGTGAGTCTTTTGGTACTTATCCACGATCATACGACCTTCTGCATGCCGATCATTTGTTCTCAAGGCTGAAGAACAG GTGCAAGGAGCCTGTAGCAATCGTGGTTGAGATGGATCGTATATTACGACCTGGAGGTTGGGCAATTATACGTGAAAAGGTGGTAATTATGAATCCATTGGAAGAGATACTCAAGAGTCTACAATGGAAGATTCAGATGAGTTATTCTCACGGAGATGAGGGAATCCTATGTGCGCAGAAGACCATATGGCGGCCTTAA
- the LOC101203752 gene encoding CRAL-TRIO domain-containing protein C23B6.04c isoform X2, with protein MKKNVGLKFESLFNRGVIASIISSIATMFGRRSTSHHEEEKNPEQITSKVNELKAKLGPIVGRNAIYCSDACLKRYLVARNWNVDKAKKMLEETFKWRSIYKPEEIRWPEIAFESETGKLYRASFHDREGRTVLIMKPGKQNTTSLENQIRHLVYLMENALLNLPEGQEQMSWLIDFNGWSLSTSVPIKSARETVNILQNHYPERLALAFLYNPPRIFEAFWKVVKYLLDPKTFQKVRFVYPKKQESVELMKSYFDEENLPSEFGGKAQLEYVHEEFSTLMIQDDIKCAAFWEQGEKQHHIVNGYSSAVVAPE; from the exons TCTTCCATCG CTACAATGTTTGGCCGACGGTCTACTTCTCATCACGAGGAAGAGAAAAATCCAGAACAGATCACATCGAAG GTCAATGAGCTAAAGGCTAAGTTAGGACCCATAGTTGGGCGCAATGCGATATATTGCAGTGATGCATGTTTGAAAAGATATCTAGTGGCCAGGAATTGGAATGTAGACAAAGCAAAGAAAATGCTGGAAGAGACGTTCAAATGGAGATCTATTTATAAGCCTGAAGAAATTCGTTGG CCTGAAATAGCATTTGAAAGTGAGACCGGAAAACTTTACCGAGCAAGTTTTCACGACCGAGAAGGAAGAACTGTTCTTATAATGAAGCCAGGAAAGCAG AACACAACATCATTAGAGAATCAGATTCGGCATTTGGTCTATCTTATGGAGAATGCTCTTCTTAACCTTCCTGAAGGTCAGGAGCAGATGTCATGGCTGATTGATTTTAATGGTTGGTCTCTTAGCACCAGTGTGCCAATCAAATCTGCACGGGAGACCGTTAACATCTTGCAGAACCACTATCCAGAGAGATTAGCCCTAGCGTTTCTATATAATCCCCCAAGGATATTTGAAGCATTCTGGAAG GTAGTCAAGTACCTTTTAGATCCGAAGACATTTCAGAAAGTGAGATTTGTTTATCCTAAGAAGCAAGAGAGTGTGGAACTCATGAAGTCATATTTTGATGAGGAGAATCTTCCATCAGAGTTTGGAGGAAAAGCCCAACTGGAATATGTTCATGAGGAGTTCTCTACATTAATGATTCAAGATGATATTAAATGTGCTGCCTTCTGGGAGCAGGGTGAAAAGCAACACCATATTGTCAATGGCTACTCAAGTGCAGTGGTGGCTCCAGAATGA